The following are from one region of the Bacteroidota bacterium genome:
- a CDS encoding tail fiber domain-containing protein, with product MRKIKIVASAIIMACATQVTQAQWALTGNAGTDTVNNFVGTTDSRALKFRTNNTQRMVISNQGRVGIGTNSPATLLDVNPASGGAAVQIKSNTASAFIYMDKKNPTDVNTVSYRTNGTAVWQTGGLNNNNYSIRNFGLGTDAITCLSSNNNVGIGIATPTYKLHVAGNASIKDALRIDGFAPKIDFTFGGGTEASMEDVAGTKFLISTKFNIPIQFTANGTTGLYVKNDSRMGMGTTNPQSNLHVYGIYPDLRIQGQNGLGTFNPVRMSFWSDPQGSAQEWRPGYIQSDDSAAGTWTGIMRFFTNGTSYANRQNSVEGMRIINGRVGIYDTVPDVDYRLSVGGNMRVKGNRIHLDNKWITSPGFYELEFGADVTADADNLYYSGSSFKRWIAVYATNGTIQTSDARMKKEIKDLPYGLNEVMKLQPIIYKWKDEKMGDDNNLGFVAQDLQQVVKEVVVDHTTRFNPETQKMETTKNDVLGVKYSELIPVLVKAIQEQQEQITTLQAENVELKECVSTICNNTQKQTNDVATKSNVLMQNQPNPFNQSTTIRYQLADANANATIVIRSLNGEQVKSLKLTTAGTITVDANELAQGTYTYTLIINGETVDTKLMVVTK from the coding sequence ATGAGAAAAATAAAAATTGTTGCTTCCGCCATTATAATGGCATGTGCAACACAAGTAACACAAGCGCAATGGGCGCTAACAGGCAATGCAGGCACCGACACGGTAAACAACTTTGTAGGGACTACTGACAGTCGTGCTTTAAAATTTCGAACTAATAACACCCAACGTATGGTTATTAGCAATCAAGGTAGGGTAGGTATTGGTACCAACTCGCCAGCTACCTTATTGGATGTTAATCCTGCTTCGGGAGGAGCTGCGGTGCAGATTAAAAGCAATACCGCAAGTGCATTTATTTACATGGATAAGAAAAATCCAACAGATGTAAATACAGTAAGCTATCGTACCAATGGCACCGCAGTATGGCAAACAGGTGGTCTTAATAACAACAACTATTCGATTAGAAACTTTGGATTAGGTACAGATGCTATAACATGTTTGAGCAGTAACAATAATGTTGGTATTGGCATTGCTACACCTACCTACAAATTACATGTTGCTGGTAATGCCAGTATAAAAGATGCCTTAAGAATAGATGGCTTTGCACCCAAAATAGATTTTACATTTGGGGGAGGTACTGAAGCCTCAATGGAGGATGTTGCCGGAACAAAATTTTTAATCTCAACTAAATTCAACATTCCTATTCAATTTACTGCAAATGGCACAACTGGATTATATGTAAAAAATGATAGTCGCATGGGTATGGGAACAACAAACCCGCAATCAAACCTGCATGTATATGGAATCTATCCTGATTTAAGAATACAAGGACAGAATGGATTGGGAACATTTAACCCTGTGCGTATGTCGTTTTGGAGCGATCCACAAGGAAGTGCGCAAGAATGGCGTCCGGGCTATATACAATCCGATGATTCTGCAGCAGGAACATGGACAGGTATTATGCGATTTTTTACTAATGGTACATCATACGCAAATAGACAAAACTCTGTAGAAGGAATGCGTATTATTAATGGCCGCGTGGGTATTTACGATACTGTGCCAGATGTAGACTACCGCTTATCAGTTGGAGGCAACATGCGAGTAAAAGGCAACAGAATTCATTTGGATAACAAGTGGATAACTTCGCCCGGGTTCTACGAACTTGAATTTGGTGCTGATGTTACAGCAGATGCTGATAACTTATATTATTCAGGTTCAAGTTTTAAACGTTGGATTGCAGTATATGCTACAAACGGCACTATTCAAACTTCTGATGCCCGCATGAAAAAAGAAATTAAAGACTTACCTTATGGCTTGAATGAAGTAATGAAATTACAACCTATCATTTACAAGTGGAAAGATGAGAAAATGGGTGACGATAATAATCTCGGTTTTGTAGCACAAGATTTACAGCAAGTGGTAAAGGAAGTAGTTGTTGATCACACTACACGCTTCAATCCTGAAACCCAAAAAATGGAAACTACAAAGAATGATGTATTAGGCGTAAAATATTCTGAGCTTATACCAGTTTTAGTAAAAGCAATACAAGAGCAACAAGAACAAATCACAACATTGCAAGCTGAAAATGTGGAGTTGAAGGAATGTGTATCTACCATTTGCAACAACACACAAAAGCAAACAAATGATGTAGCAACAAAATCAAATGTGTTGATGCAAAATCAGCCAAATCCATTTAATCAATCTACTACTATACGTTACCAATTAGCTGATGCTAATGCCAACGCAACAATCGTAATTCGCAGCTTGAATGGTGAGCAAGTTAAATCATTGAAACTTACCACTGCAGGCACTATTACTGTAGATGCAAATGAACTGGCACAAGGTACTTACACCTATACATTAATTATCAATGGCGAAACTGTAGATACAAAATTGATGGTAGTAACGAAGTAA
- a CDS encoding response regulator transcription factor — translation MDDIRVAIVEDTDLIRKSLIDIVNHAFGFKLIAAYENAEDAVDNLTTQNVDVVLMDINLPGMNGIECIQKLVKLNYKTQYLMCTVYEDDEKVFDALQAGAHGYILKKTPPQELLEAISQLHAGGSPMSSQIARKVVGSFSQPKKTKSGNTEMLTDREHEILDLLAKGYRYKEIAEKSFISIETVRRHVHNIYQKLHVNTRTEALNKVNKFFFF, via the coding sequence ATGGACGATATACGTGTTGCAATAGTAGAAGATACTGATTTAATTAGAAAATCTCTGATTGATATCGTAAATCATGCCTTTGGATTTAAACTAATAGCAGCTTATGAAAATGCAGAGGACGCAGTTGACAACCTAACAACGCAAAATGTAGATGTGGTGCTAATGGATATTAATTTACCTGGTATGAATGGCATAGAATGTATTCAAAAACTAGTTAAGCTAAATTACAAAACCCAGTACCTCATGTGTACAGTATATGAGGATGATGAAAAAGTGTTTGATGCATTGCAAGCTGGAGCACACGGCTATATACTAAAAAAGACACCACCTCAAGAACTACTAGAAGCAATAAGCCAACTGCATGCAGGTGGCTCCCCCATGAGCAGTCAGATAGCACGTAAAGTTGTTGGTTCATTTTCGCAACCCAAAAAAACAAAGTCAGGAAACACAGAAATGCTAACCGACCGCGAGCACGAAATATTAGACTTGCTTGCAAAAGGATATCGATACAAAGAGATTGCAGAAAAATCTTTTATCAGTATAGAAACAGTACGCAGGCATGTACATAACATATATCAAAAACTGCATGTAAACACACGTACCGAAGCACTAAATAAAGTAAACAAATTCTTTTTCTTTTAG
- a CDS encoding tetratricopeptide repeat protein gives MTKHTALFIGILLLITVCINATYVSAQKNRPVIDSLLAFNTKPMHDTSKVICNCKLSDAYKLYKADSGMYYLNICDSIAQKVNYNKGRMMALTYYALFTLDKSDYKKAQLYLDTLHRLMLNNHDSTYYVSYANSSGICYNRLGNYNAALDMYIKAIKYSEAHHEFARIPAMQINIGTIYRRQLNDYKMALAYFEKARTNLLTYPDEQLSWNLNSAFGSIYLEQYKIDSAVYIYKMNVDISLKRQNKEQIIIGYLNIANAFKTSRVYDSTFYYAQEALHISKNEKPTTWHARGLHLYAEATAHLGNTDTAIKCCAEAIQISKNVGDVQRLLAAYKSMVIICKLHKDFESALSYNDSLVHINDSINSNSVAQNLNELNLKYETEIKDATIKQFETAKKISKLELEKQEAIIAGNYKEAQQKETEISLLKQTSELGELRIIQQQNDLQQKSLQTIAQEQQLQIAAQQAQIDERQILNQKLIQTGIIAAFISALVFGFVFFNRYQLKKKLEQQQLLEKERTRISSDLHDELGSGLTAIAMMSNNPRTSGNNMNDISGTANTLIDNMREMVWALNTKNDTLENLISYIHEYAQQTIQHSSVKLNMQLPATIADKKLTGEVRRNILLTVKEVINNALKYSDATELNLKIMLQQNQLQINIADNGKGFDMSNVRKNGSGLKNIQERMKEIGGSAQIITKQGNGTDVKLQIELK, from the coding sequence ATGACCAAGCATACCGCCCTTTTTATAGGTATCTTATTACTCATTACTGTTTGTATTAATGCAACCTATGTGAGCGCACAAAAAAATCGGCCAGTAATAGATTCGTTACTTGCCTTTAACACAAAGCCAATGCATGATACCTCGAAGGTAATTTGCAACTGCAAGCTTAGTGATGCTTATAAACTATATAAGGCAGACTCTGGCATGTATTATTTAAATATTTGTGATAGTATAGCTCAAAAAGTCAACTATAATAAGGGTCGAATGATGGCATTAACTTATTATGCACTGTTTACTCTTGACAAGTCCGATTACAAAAAAGCGCAACTGTATTTAGATACTTTGCATAGACTGATGCTTAATAACCATGATTCTACTTATTATGTAAGCTATGCAAATAGTAGCGGTATTTGCTATAATAGGTTAGGCAATTATAATGCAGCTCTTGACATGTACATTAAGGCAATTAAATATAGCGAAGCGCATCACGAATTTGCTAGGATTCCTGCCATGCAAATAAACATTGGCACCATATATCGCAGGCAATTAAATGATTATAAAATGGCATTGGCATATTTCGAGAAAGCGCGCACAAACTTACTAACGTATCCTGATGAACAATTATCATGGAACTTGAATTCTGCTTTTGGCTCTATCTATTTGGAACAATATAAAATTGATAGTGCTGTTTATATATATAAAATGAATGTTGATATTTCATTAAAACGGCAAAATAAAGAGCAAATAATTATTGGATACCTAAACATAGCTAATGCATTCAAAACAAGTAGAGTATATGACTCCACTTTTTATTATGCTCAAGAGGCATTGCATATCTCGAAAAATGAAAAACCTACAACATGGCATGCACGGGGGTTGCATTTATATGCTGAGGCTACCGCTCATCTCGGCAATACGGATACAGCTATTAAATGTTGTGCTGAGGCAATACAAATTTCAAAAAATGTAGGAGATGTGCAACGGCTATTGGCAGCATACAAAAGCATGGTAATTATTTGTAAATTGCATAAAGACTTTGAATCGGCATTAAGTTACAATGATTCCCTTGTGCATATTAATGATTCTATAAATTCCAACAGTGTTGCTCAGAACTTAAATGAATTAAATTTAAAATATGAAACAGAAATAAAAGATGCAACAATTAAACAATTTGAAACAGCAAAAAAAATATCGAAACTTGAGTTAGAAAAACAAGAAGCCATTATAGCGGGTAATTATAAAGAGGCACAACAAAAAGAAACTGAAATTAGTTTGCTAAAACAAACCAGTGAACTCGGTGAGCTAAGAATAATACAACAACAAAATGATCTGCAACAAAAATCATTACAGACCATAGCACAAGAGCAGCAATTGCAAATAGCTGCGCAACAAGCTCAAATTGATGAACGCCAAATTCTAAATCAAAAATTAATACAGACGGGTATCATTGCAGCATTTATAAGTGCACTGGTATTTGGCTTTGTATTTTTTAATCGTTATCAATTAAAGAAAAAACTGGAGCAGCAACAGCTACTTGAAAAGGAACGCACACGTATTTCGAGCGACTTGCACGATGAGCTAGGCAGCGGCCTTACAGCCATTGCCATGATGAGCAACAACCCACGCACATCCGGCAACAATATGAATGATATAAGTGGCACAGCTAATACGCTTATAGATAATATGCGCGAGATGGTATGGGCCTTGAATACAAAAAATGACACACTTGAAAATTTGATTAGCTACATACATGAGTATGCGCAACAAACCATACAGCATTCATCTGTAAAATTAAATATGCAATTGCCAGCAACTATAGCTGATAAAAAACTAACAGGAGAAGTACGTAGAAATATACTGTTGACGGTAAAAGAGGTAATTAACAACGCTTTAAAATATTCAGATGCAACGGAGCTTAATCTAAAAATAATGTTGCAGCAAAATCAATTACAAATTAATATTGCAGATAATGGAAAAGGGTTTGACATGAGCAACGTAAGAAAAAATGGAAGCGGCCTCAAAAATATACAAGAGCGAATGAAAGAAATAGGAGGTAGTGCACAAATAATTACAAAACAAGGGAATGGAACTGATGTTAAATTACAAATTGAATTAAAGTAA
- the dnaJ gene encoding molecular chaperone DnaJ, with translation MSKRDYYEILGVSKSASEAELKKAYRQLAIKFHPDKNPGDKAAEEKFKEAAEAYEVLSNPEKKQRYDQFGHAGVGGAAGGGGNGFGGGMSMDDIFEHFGSVFEGSGFDGFFGGNRRQQRGQGRKGSNLRIKVALTLEEVANGCEKKIKVHKQARCTSCSGSGAQGSSGFNSCSTCQGRGQVNRISNTIFGQMQTATICPTCEGEGQIITNKCKTCYGSGTRPAEETISINIPAGVAEGMQLNVSGKGNAGERGGMAGDLYVLIEEVEHAHLKRDNHNLIYDLYISITDAALGVQLEVPTITGKARIKIEPGTQAGKVLRLKGKGMPVVNSYQHGDQLINVNVWTPQSLTSEERKIMEKLGQSENFKPKPGKNEKGFFDRMKEYFQQ, from the coding sequence ATGTCAAAACGCGATTATTACGAAATACTGGGTGTAAGCAAAAGTGCTTCGGAAGCAGAGTTGAAAAAAGCTTACCGACAGTTAGCAATCAAATTTCATCCCGATAAAAATCCTGGCGATAAAGCAGCCGAAGAAAAATTTAAGGAAGCAGCCGAGGCTTACGAAGTACTTAGCAACCCCGAAAAAAAGCAACGCTACGATCAATTTGGACATGCCGGAGTAGGTGGGGCTGCAGGTGGTGGTGGCAATGGCTTTGGTGGCGGCATGAGCATGGATGATATCTTCGAGCATTTTGGCAGCGTATTCGAAGGGTCGGGATTTGATGGATTTTTTGGTGGCAACCGCAGGCAGCAGCGAGGACAGGGCCGCAAGGGCAGTAACTTGCGCATAAAGGTTGCACTTACGCTGGAAGAAGTTGCTAATGGATGTGAGAAAAAAATAAAAGTGCATAAGCAGGCGCGTTGTACTTCATGCAGTGGCTCAGGAGCGCAGGGCAGCAGCGGCTTTAATTCGTGCAGTACCTGTCAGGGACGTGGGCAGGTAAACCGTATAAGCAACACCATTTTTGGTCAGATGCAAACTGCTACCATTTGCCCTACATGCGAAGGCGAAGGGCAGATTATTACTAATAAATGCAAAACTTGCTACGGTAGCGGCACTCGCCCTGCCGAAGAAACCATCAGCATTAATATTCCGGCAGGTGTTGCCGAAGGTATGCAGCTCAATGTTTCAGGAAAGGGCAATGCTGGCGAACGTGGCGGCATGGCAGGCGACCTCTATGTGCTTATTGAAGAAGTGGAACACGCACATCTTAAACGCGATAATCATAACCTCATTTACGATTTATACATCAGCATAACCGATGCTGCACTTGGTGTACAACTCGAAGTACCTACCATTACCGGAAAGGCACGCATAAAAATTGAGCCGGGCACACAGGCCGGTAAAGTACTGCGCCTTAAAGGCAAGGGAATGCCGGTAGTTAACAGCTATCAGCATGGTGACCAGCTTATTAATGTGAATGTGTGGACACCACAAAGCCTAACAAGCGAAGAGCGTAAAATTATGGAGAAACTTGGACAGTCGGAAAACTTTAAACCCAAACCCGGCAAGAATGAAAAAGGATTTTTCGATCGTATGAAAGAGTACTTTCAACAGTAA
- a CDS encoding nucleotide exchange factor GrpE, with protein sequence MLRLNAEFDNYKKRTLKERMELLATASSDMMVAMLPVMDDFERAIKAISVSDDKSALDGIHLIYNKLKSILDNKGLEAMNCTGTVFDAELHEAITTMPTADEAKKNTVIEEVEKGYLLKGKVIRHAKVVVGG encoded by the coding sequence ATTTTAAGACTCAATGCAGAGTTTGATAATTACAAAAAGCGCACATTAAAAGAACGGATGGAACTGCTCGCAACAGCTTCAAGCGATATGATGGTTGCTATGTTGCCGGTGATGGATGATTTTGAAAGAGCTATAAAAGCAATTTCGGTAAGTGATGATAAAAGTGCTCTGGATGGAATACATCTCATTTATAATAAACTGAAATCGATACTTGATAACAAAGGGCTTGAGGCTATGAACTGCACAGGCACCGTATTTGATGCCGAGTTGCACGAGGCCATTACAACGATGCCCACAGCTGATGAGGCAAAAAAGAATACCGTAATTGAAGAAGTAGAAAAGGGTTATTTATTAAAAGGAAAAGTTATCCGACATGCCAAAGTGGTAGTGGGCGGTTAA
- a CDS encoding TlpA family protein disulfide reductase, which translates to MKNVVLSLVAMVILTSTVTCVNSQQQKTKVAQGVQVGNEAIDLTFNSPEGKAIKLSSLRGKVVLLDFWASWCGPCRKENPHVVEAYNKYKDVKFNKNAKGFTVYSVSLDQNKDKWTQAISADGLVWPYHVSDLGGWYSKAAETYGVNSIPTNWLINEKGIIVGIGLRGQALTDALEKLKTAK; encoded by the coding sequence ATGAAAAATGTAGTTCTGTCATTGGTTGCTATGGTTATTTTAACCTCAACCGTTACTTGTGTAAATAGTCAGCAACAAAAGACAAAAGTTGCACAAGGGGTACAGGTGGGAAATGAAGCCATCGACCTTACTTTTAATAGTCCTGAAGGAAAAGCAATCAAGCTTTCTAGTTTGAGAGGCAAAGTCGTTTTGCTCGACTTTTGGGCATCGTGGTGCGGCCCTTGTCGCAAAGAGAATCCCCATGTTGTGGAGGCTTACAACAAATATAAAGATGTTAAGTTCAATAAAAATGCTAAGGGCTTTACCGTGTATAGCGTATCGCTAGATCAAAACAAGGATAAATGGACTCAGGCAATATCGGCAGATGGACTGGTGTGGCCATATCATGTTAGTGACCTGGGCGGTTGGTATTCGAAAGCAGCCGAAACCTATGGGGTAAATTCCATTCCTACCAATTGGCTAATAAACGAAAAGGGCATTATTGTAGGAATAGGCCTTCGCGGACAGGCATTGACAGATGCACTTGAAAAACTCAAGACAGCTAAATAA
- a CDS encoding carbohydrate binding domain-containing protein, protein MKKQISALILLVTLNIGMLKSQSCELFCNGDFDSLNLAAPNTIFYATASQVPCWHTDDPSQVFEIWGTGYVGVPSYDGQCFLELNGSTYSSAWQDITVLPGSKLTISFAHRGRSGIDTMVVKVGPVGGPYTQVIKVADGTTSWGYYSVTYTIPNNGTNFRVMFTPTYAAGGATVGNFLDAVSVSTTCALISKTCYGDTTEFIVLDSTSFISFGWNFDDPSTGPLNSAFDAFATHVFSAPGNYNVQLITVVPFPPYADTVIYPVTIVNQPQFNLGNDTMLCLGQSILLSPGISGNYLWNTGSTNATWNANASGTYIVTVSQSGCANTDTIEISYMPCSGVIANLACSDTNFCEKKAIDFFDLSINNPTSWQWTFTGAIPNTSTDQNPAGIYYSNYGSFDVQLIACNGAGCDTILFSGFINEFASPTPPSLTMSNDTIYCLATNVTYNWYNVNNPNTVLATTGYYYPLQAGQYYVTITDSNECNATSASYSSNVGFAEMDGAYINCYVSDNLVLIETSSANENIQSVLLYDVSPKLISSEIITTPTKRIELAKPQIPGFYYCKVLTNSGLYLKKLIVNH, encoded by the coding sequence ATGAAAAAGCAAATATCTGCACTGATATTATTAGTTACATTAAACATAGGGATGCTGAAGTCTCAAAGTTGCGAATTGTTTTGTAATGGCGATTTTGACAGCCTTAACTTGGCTGCACCCAACACGATATTTTATGCTACTGCCAGTCAGGTACCGTGTTGGCATACTGACGACCCAAGTCAGGTTTTCGAGATTTGGGGCACTGGATATGTTGGTGTACCTTCATATGATGGGCAGTGTTTTCTTGAATTGAATGGTAGCACTTATTCATCTGCATGGCAAGATATTACGGTATTGCCGGGAAGTAAACTGACTATTTCATTTGCGCACCGTGGCCGTTCGGGCATTGACACTATGGTTGTTAAAGTAGGACCGGTAGGCGGCCCCTATACTCAAGTAATTAAAGTTGCCGATGGTACAACAAGTTGGGGGTATTACTCAGTAACCTATACCATACCAAATAATGGAACCAACTTCAGAGTGATGTTTACACCTACCTATGCAGCGGGTGGTGCAACGGTAGGAAATTTTCTCGATGCCGTTTCGGTAAGTACAACTTGTGCTCTTATTTCCAAAACCTGTTATGGTGATACAACTGAATTTATTGTTTTAGACTCAACAAGTTTTATATCGTTTGGATGGAATTTTGACGACCCTTCCACCGGTCCACTTAATAGTGCCTTTGATGCTTTTGCTACCCATGTTTTTTCGGCACCCGGAAACTACAATGTACAGTTGATAACGGTTGTTCCCTTTCCTCCTTATGCCGATACGGTAATTTATCCGGTTACAATTGTTAATCAACCACAATTTAATTTAGGCAACGACACCATGCTTTGTCTGGGGCAATCTATTTTGCTCAGCCCCGGCATTTCGGGCAATTACTTGTGGAACACGGGAAGCACCAATGCAACCTGGAATGCAAATGCTTCGGGGACGTATATTGTAACCGTGTCGCAATCGGGATGTGCCAATACCGATACCATCGAAATCAGTTACATGCCATGCTCAGGTGTTATTGCAAACCTTGCATGTTCCGATACTAACTTTTGCGAAAAAAAAGCCATCGACTTTTTTGATCTTTCAATCAATAATCCCACTTCGTGGCAATGGACTTTTACCGGAGCCATTCCAAACACCTCTACTGACCAAAACCCGGCTGGGATTTATTACAGCAACTACGGGAGTTTCGATGTTCAATTAATTGCCTGCAATGGAGCCGGATGCGATACCATTCTGTTTTCAGGGTTTATTAATGAGTTCGCCTCGCCTACACCACCTTCGTTAACTATGAGCAACGATACCATCTATTGCCTCGCAACTAATGTTACGTACAATTGGTATAATGTAAATAACCCAAATACAGTGTTGGCCACCACCGGCTATTATTACCCCTTACAAGCAGGACAGTACTATGTAACTATTACTGACAGCAATGAGTGCAACGCTACCTCGGCCTCTTATTCGAGCAATGTAGGCTTTGCCGAAATGGATGGCGCATACATCAATTGCTACGTATCAGATAATTTGGTGCTTATCGAAACCTCCAGCGCCAATGAAAACATCCAATCGGTGTTGCTATATGATGTATCACCTAAATTAATTTCCTCCGAAATAATTACTACGCCCACAAAACGTATAGAGCTTGCTAAACCACAAATTCCAGGATTCTATTATTGCAAGGTATTGACAAATTCAGGCTTATACTTAAAGAAACTAATAGTTAATCATTAA
- a CDS encoding choice-of-anchor B family protein, which yields MKKIFYLIGLILCSTIAHSQKNITQLANINYGYQLAGCWHYVDSTGHEFAIVGTYHGVSIIDMANPANPIIVDSTPGTPSIWREVKVWGKYAYVSTEGYDTTGVLNGIQIIDLSNLPGPVTYKFYKGDGAIANQLTRAHTVTVDNGYLYISGSQLFGGGILICGLNDPWNPEYVSSYSNFYVHDCILKNDTIWSSEIWAGQFSAIDITNKANPVLLQSQLTPSLFNHNGWFNNAGNVFFTTDEKPSAPLAAYDVSDLQNIKLLDTYLSETAPVGEVHNVRVLNDFLVNANYASHISIVDAQYPDNLVETAHFPMGGGALSWDADPYLPSGVVIATNMSTGFFVFDVNYVRACYLEGNVKDSLTGISLLNAKVFIKSLAKLDSTNLTGDYKTGVADAGLYDVEFSYPGYQTYTATNISLTTGVKTILNVALLPNNFSIPDNSGCNNLRVVYQNALGLLTIDKENCNKTQIGNLQIVDASGRLVYSNIESLDDNKIVLPLSKGVYFYSILNENNELLSNGNFSVLK from the coding sequence ATGAAAAAGATTTTTTACCTAATCGGATTAATTCTTTGCAGCACAATTGCGCATTCACAAAAAAACATCACCCAACTTGCCAATATCAACTACGGCTATCAGCTTGCGGGTTGCTGGCATTATGTGGACTCTACGGGACATGAATTTGCCATTGTTGGCACTTACCATGGGGTTAGCATTATTGATATGGCCAACCCTGCCAATCCAATCATTGTTGATTCTACACCGGGAACGCCATCCATATGGCGAGAGGTAAAAGTATGGGGCAAGTATGCGTATGTATCTACCGAGGGTTATGATACTACCGGGGTATTAAATGGTATTCAGATAATTGACTTGAGCAACCTGCCCGGACCGGTGACATACAAATTTTACAAAGGTGATGGGGCAATAGCCAATCAACTTACGCGGGCACATACGGTAACCGTTGACAACGGCTACCTCTACATTAGCGGCTCTCAATTGTTTGGGGGCGGTATTTTAATTTGCGGCCTTAACGACCCGTGGAATCCTGAGTATGTGAGTTCATATTCCAATTTCTATGTGCATGATTGTATTTTAAAAAATGACACCATCTGGAGCAGCGAAATTTGGGCTGGTCAGTTTAGCGCCATTGATATTACTAATAAGGCAAACCCGGTATTGCTGCAGTCGCAGCTCACCCCTTCGCTGTTTAATCATAATGGCTGGTTTAACAATGCAGGCAATGTATTTTTTACAACCGATGAAAAGCCCAGTGCACCGCTAGCTGCTTATGATGTAAGCGATTTACAAAACATCAAATTGCTCGACACCTATCTTTCGGAAACTGCACCTGTAGGCGAAGTGCATAACGTACGTGTGCTAAACGATTTTCTTGTGAATGCAAATTATGCATCGCACATTAGTATTGTTGATGCACAATATCCCGACAACCTGGTTGAAACTGCACACTTCCCCATGGGTGGTGGTGCACTTAGTTGGGATGCCGATCCTTACCTGCCATCGGGTGTTGTGATTGCCACTAACATGAGTACAGGTTTTTTTGTTTTTGATGTAAATTATGTTCGCGCTTGTTATCTCGAAGGTAATGTAAAAGATTCTTTAACCGGAATCTCTTTGCTTAATGCCAAAGTCTTTATTAAATCTCTAGCTAAACTTGATAGCACCAACCTTACAGGTGATTATAAAACAGGAGTTGCCGATGCAGGACTTTATGATGTGGAATTTTCTTATCCCGGATATCAAACCTATACCGCAACCAACATCAGTTTAACTACAGGTGTAAAAACAATATTAAACGTTGCTCTCTTACCAAACAATTTTTCTATTCCTGACAATTCAGGTTGTAACAACCTCCGAGTAGTTTATCAAAATGCACTTGGGTTGTTGACTATTGACAAAGAAAATTGCAACAAAACACAAATAGGAAATTTGCAAATAGTGGATGCAAGCGGCCGTTTGGTTTATTCAAACATTGAATCGCTAGATGATAATAAAATTGTTTTGCCTCTAAGCAAAGGTGTTTATTTTTATTCTATCCTGAATGAAAATAATGAGCTGCTTTCGAATGGGAATTTTTCTGTTTTGAAGTAA